Genomic segment of Glutamicibacter sp. JL.03c:
TCGCTGATCTTCTCCAAGATTTTCTTCCCGGCCGGGGATGCAACCGTTGCGCTGCTGGCCTCATTCGCCACCTTCGGCGTCGCTTACATTGCCCGCCCCTTCGGGGCAGTCGTCTTCGGACATCTCGGTGACAGGCTTGGACGCAAGGCAACGCTCGTGATGACCCTGGTCCTGATGGGCTCGGCTACCTTTCTCATTGGCGTGCTCCCTGATTTCTCGACCGCCGGATACTGGGCGCCGGCGCTGCTGGTGATCCTGCGCTTGTTGCAGGGATTGTCTGCGGGCGCGGAAACGGCCGGGGCTTCGGCGCTGTCGACCGAGGAGGCGCCCGAAGGCCGCCGGGGCTTTTTCGCCAGCTTTGCCATGAGCGGCATTTCCTTTGGCATCGTCCTCGCTTCGCTCGCGTTCCTCCCGGTGGCGGCGATGGAAGAATCGGCGCGATTGGCCTGGGGCTGGCGAATTCCATTCTGGCTCTCGCTGTTGGTTCTCGTTGCCGCCTACCTGGTGCGCCGTTCCCTGGAAGAGCCCGAGGTCTTCGAGGAGAAGCAGGAAGCCGACGCCACCCTCAAGCTGCCATTCACCAAGATGATCACCACCCACCCGGCGCAATTCGTCCAGGTCGCGCTGATGTCCTTCCAGGTCGTGACCAATACGTTCATGCAATCCTTCGGCTTGGCCTATGCCGTGTCCGTAGGAGTTCCGGCGGCCACCATGCTGTGGGTGAGTATCGCCGGCAACATCATTGCCATAGCCAGCCAGCCATTTTTCGCGCGGCTCTCTGACATCTTCGGTCGCAAGAAGGTCTTTATCGCCGGTGTCATCGGATCCGGGGCCATGATCTTTGTGTACTTCCTGACGATTTCCACCGGAAGCCTGGCCATGATCTTCGTTTCCAGCATGCTGATCACCGCAGGAACCTACGCCGCCTCGAACTCGGTCTACCCGGCCTGGTTCTCCGAGCTGTTCAATGTGAAGGTGCGCTATTCGGGAATGGCCATCGGACTGCAGATCGGAATCCTCTGTGCCGGCTTCACCCCGATGCTGGCCACTGCTCTCGTGGGCGGAGTGACGGCCAATTGGGGTCCTGCCGCATGGATCGTGGCAGCTTCTTCGGTCCTGGCGATGATTGGCGCTGCCTGGGCTCGCGAAACCAGCAAGACTGATCTGCGGGAACTGGGCAACCCTGTTCCTTGAGAGCATGACCTTCTTGGCGCATGCCAGCAGGACTATGGCTGCTGCTATCCGATTTCTTAGGGTAGCAGCAGCCATATTCGCTTTCCGGCGTTGATCCGCTGTCGCCGCTTCGGGTGTTTCCGGCAGTCGTAGGACGTGCAAAATACGCACCTGACTAACGAATGGGCTGCTGGATGGATCCCCTGTTGCTGGGGTCGGGAGCAGGATCCAGGCGAGAATTATCGGCAAACCCCTTGCGTGATATGTGATCACAAATTACAGTTACTGTGAGTGGCGTTACATTGAATGTGTGCTCGACATTCATTGGCAATGCGATTGCGAAGTTGGCACACGGTTCATTGGCGAACAACTGATCCGCAGTGTAGTTGCGGCATTCAGCCTGCGTCCCCACACATTTTCTCGCGCGTTCCGCGTGCTGTTTGTCGACCCTGAAATTAAGGAGAAGTGTTCTCATGAAGGACGTTGTAATTGTTGGAGCAGGCCTTGCCGGTCTTTCCGCCGGGTGGCGTTTGCGCCATTGGGACACGCTGCTGCTGGAGGCGGATGACCGGGTGGGCGGTCGAATCAAGTCCGAGCGGCGAGGCGCCTACTGGCTGAACTGGGGCGGCCATGTGTTCGCTGGAGAAAATTCTTCGACCGAGTCGCTGCTGAATGAAGTCGGCGTGAGCGCGGTCAATATCCCCGGCTCGCTGCAGG
This window contains:
- a CDS encoding MFS transporter, which encodes MSMTTNRTSVSLDEDQQRKLKRAKKAALAGFLGGALEYYDFFIYATAASLIFSKIFFPAGDATVALLASFATFGVAYIARPFGAVVFGHLGDRLGRKATLVMTLVLMGSATFLIGVLPDFSTAGYWAPALLVILRLLQGLSAGAETAGASALSTEEAPEGRRGFFASFAMSGISFGIVLASLAFLPVAAMEESARLAWGWRIPFWLSLLVLVAAYLVRRSLEEPEVFEEKQEADATLKLPFTKMITTHPAQFVQVALMSFQVVTNTFMQSFGLAYAVSVGVPAATMLWVSIAGNIIAIASQPFFARLSDIFGRKKVFIAGVIGSGAMIFVYFLTISTGSLAMIFVSSMLITAGTYAASNSVYPAWFSELFNVKVRYSGMAIGLQIGILCAGFTPMLATALVGGVTANWGPAAWIVAASSVLAMIGAAWARETSKTDLRELGNPVP